The Lytechinus variegatus isolate NC3 chromosome 1, Lvar_3.0, whole genome shotgun sequence nucleotide sequence CAACCGATGGCTATGTCACTGAAAATAAACTAATATCTTTGGTCAGCCTAGAGTCTGTAAGTAATGCCGGTGTGCCTGTGTTATCAAAAGTATTATAATGACCGACTGAAACAGGGAAGATTTCACAAATAGTAACCATCTCTCTCAAGCACCTGTTTCTTTACTTACAAGTTTGATAACGAAGCATGAACTTTACCCAGACTGTACATTTCATTGAAGAAACTGCCAGAAAtccttttgatgaaattataaatGGTGGTTTTGAGAGAGTATCCtacctaaaaaaaaagagctcTATTTCAGAATGATTACAGAAGTGGCAACATCATTTTGCCTGGAAATAGTTTTTAACAAGAATTATGAAACTATTTTCAGGCATTGTGAGATTGTCATAATTGCCATAATTTTAAAATACAGATTTTTCATATATGacctcattaaaaaaaataattctgagATACAAGGGTTTAATAGCCAACTTAAGATATAGAGTATAATACTCATTAAGAATCTGCAGATGCAGATTActgattacaaaatatatacatgtatttatcggTTTTAACCATTGAAAAATACACGTTGGCTTGCCGTGAATTAGCTTTGTCTGTGCCATAGAACAAAGGTCATACCATGGATGTGTTTTAAACCACCCTGGTCATACCATGTGGTCTTCCACAGCATAGATAATTAAACAAGCTTAGTCAATATTCATAATCTACTGTACCAGAGTACGAGTTGATCAAGAGTGGTTTTAAACATAAGCCAACATAGAATACATATGTACATGAGTAGACATTACAAACATTTATTTCTGAATGGTACAAGCTCAATGTTCTTTTGCAGTACAAAATACAGTATATTTTCACATAATgtaattttatattcatttcaacttTTATGCAACACTGTTCACATCGATCcctttctttattaaaaagtcGAGTCAATACCTGACCGTCCAATAAAGAATAATCCATATCTTCCTATGAAAATcctgggggggggtgtttcacaaagatttaagtatgacctcgagtcgcacttaaatgtccaGTTACCtgcggtataaaaggcatgactgcgttggtcagatcatgcaaagaAGACGCGCACTACTGTGTATTGATCattaagattgcgcgttgcatatcatgtatgcgtcagtatttaagtgcaactctatgtcatacttaaatctatgtGAAACATCCCCTGTGTCTTGTATAAAAAATAGACTAAGGACAGATCGGATATGACGGCCATGTGCATGCCATAAAGCAAGCTAAGCTGATTCTCTTTTTAATGATATCTCAAAATCATTAAACAAACAAGCAACTActcattttcttcatcatttgtGAATATCGTCAGATAAAAAATGTCCAAGTTCACGATCAATAAAGCAGTGGGGAACAAAAGCCATCGAGGAAATGGGGAGGACGTGAAAGTTGTAGAACTTCGGCACTCTATGATATGAAGATTATAAAGAACAATGGCAGGTGTATTACTTGAATCCAAACAGATGAGAATGTTAATTGTCCTTTTTATCTGATTCTTCCTCATCAGAATAGTCTGTCGGCTCCTCACCTGGCTTCAGAAGCTTTCCAATGTAGTCATACTTTTCTGTTAGAGTAATATGAACATACATGTGATAAATCAGTATCAGAAGCTATaccaagaaaaggaaaatgtcTATAAAATACGACCTACTACAAATGAATACAATAAATCtaaaatcaaagtaattatAAGCATATTTCTACCCCAAAATACTTCTAGCAATATTCCTGTGTATGTagatgaaattttaatatatgaaatcaATACAAGCAATTACATCATCATGACATTATGTTCGCAGTGTTTGGAAATCGTTATTATTAAAGTGTGTGATGTGTCAAGTTCatatatcaaattgaaatatggaTGCCGGGCCCCATAAAGTACAAGCTTTAATAATCTAGCATGGGGCTCATCTTTATAATACAATATCCAAtttaatcaatcataaaaataggTCCCATAAATCAATTGCTTCAATAGCCTATAAAGTTACAGGGCCTACTCAACAACCTGGAAAACATATTTGAGCGATTCCACAGTCAGTCACATTACACTTTTACTGGTTAGTGTGTTTAATACTTGATGCTGTCAGTTTTACAGGGATGAGTCTTTCTGTCAAGTTTATATTGCCAATTTATCTTGACAACTAAAGCTTTAAAACAATGTATACAGAATGGTTGTAGGCTGTATATTGTGGATGCCATGGCGCCCCCCAATAAATGACATGGAAAAAACTGATTACTTTTGAATAGTTCTTTCAAATCAAAACACTTTTGCCTTTTAAATACCTGCAAGATATTATTTACATCTATCagtaacaaataaaatatttgaatttgggAAGCAATTCGAATTTCTCTTGTGGATAGAAAAACTCTGGTCAGTCCCAATACACTTTGTCCGGCAccacaaaattgaattttttcccctgcaatttatatttgaaaattttcttttaatttgctttaaaATTATGACCTTCAGGTTATCcaactgaaaatttaataaaagcAGCAATAGTTTTCTGTTAAATTGACATTAAGATAAAAAAATTCATATGGTCCCATACATAATTTTTTGTATGGTTCGGATTCTCATATAAGATGGCTATGAAAATTTGAGGCTAATTATGGTCTCCCTTTGTATTTATGAACTTCCACATGAGTTTTAATAGAAAATTGTGATCCAGATTTGAAATagagccaatttttttttttttaaattatgtcaGCTTTTGCTTGGAATAGCCCATTTATTTTACAGAAGATTCCCTGCCGGAATCTCTGTGCTGGAAAGTGTCAAACACTTTGTTCacatatatgcttttcacactgtactttttgtcctaaattggtggggctaagggggggggtcttagccccaccaatttcccggggttaagcttagcccacttcgttttcacactacgttttagcaaagtgggctagcacggtaaatagtacggtactatctggccctgcaaaaaagcagggttagccggcttattgtggtgctagcaccacaattgcggtgctaaaagatgcagtgtgaaaacgaaacagggctaaggaaagtggggctaaggaAATTTGGGCTAAGCATtaaccaatcacagaagtcgaattgcgcgttaatcacgctctgtatggtaaaatcatcagtattcatgagctgagggatagtccggggttaaggcattaatcacggttgagcagatagtatggggttaagaaagacagtgtgaatcgaaaaaaaagatagtatggggttaaggatagtccggggttaaggatagtatggggttaaggaaatgcaatgtgaaaagcataatagTGGACAGTGGATAGTTCACATCCTTAAAATGAGCAAATGCTACTAAAAGAGTGAAGATTACTTCACACTGTAGAAACCTTACTGTGTGAATGTTCAGTTTGTTTACATAGCAGACTACATGTATctgaagatgtgattcacactgtttaAATGGCTCAACTTTAATCATGGAGCTACTACGGATATCACAtggtgttccacactgtgaaaatATGTACTGTGTTTAAGGCTTGTCACATATTTACCCATAAACTGCATCTCCCATTCTCTCACACTGTCCATCTGTTCAGAGGTGAGGTCTGTGAGATCATCAAACTCATCTTTCAACGTTTCCTTTTCCAATGAGAATGTTGCTAATGCTCTTGATGCATCGTGTCCAGCAAAAACACCATAAGGACCCTCTGTGATAtgaaaacataacaaaattattaatcTTTAAAAGGCAAATAGTTTTTAATTATAAGCACTTTAATTTAACTGAAAAGGTTTTATATTTgaaagttaataataataatagaactCTTGaactttttatttaaaaacatgaaatatccTTGAAAATCCAAAGCTAGTTTTAAGAAGATAGACCTAAGGATAAAAAATAATGGTATTGCATTTAAGTACAATGAGACCAGAGCATTTACttgtagttaaaaaaaaataagtatgaaaCAACATAATGGACATtctcaattgattttttttaattttttctattattggtaatgtttaaaggggtactccaggctgaaaataattataatccctaaagaaattgaataaaattcactaagcaaaaatgctgaaaattgcaccaaaatctgaaaacaaagaacaaagttataaatattttgcgaaaacagctacatgtacagtatctgATGCACTGTCATGGTACATGTAGGCTGATGTCAAGTGCCCAATATCCCTTTTCTTTATGAAATCACTGTATTTTCAGAGAGGTGTGTATggtatgtctcccttataacaaaattaattgcAGAAATGCACATCttatgcattaaatcagttgtcaatacTGTCaatccacttttttttcatttttgttggacaaaatttcaataaatgtaatttcatataataaaatataaaagaataagtggggatatgacattatCAGATTGTTCATATATTCAGGAAGACTTGCAACTGTTTCATCAACAATAAtgcaaagctttaaaatgttCCTATGTTATAGTTCCTTGTACAAATTTGATTATGAAACATTCAGTGTTTTGATTGTCAGATTTTACTTTgttcaaatcacaatatttcagCCCAGTTTTTccctttaaaaatcaatataaaacaGAGAGAAACATGTATACTTCACTtgacaaactacatgtatgttgaaatGGTCATGTTCAACTACCTGTGAAATTAGTTTGAAATAACTTAGTCCTATCTAAAGGACACGTAGTGCTTTGATTCATTGAAGTGCAAAGTACACTGTACAGTTCTGTACATGCATGCCCCCTTATCACCATGATTATCACATGGTACGATAATACTCATTAGAATAATGCAAATTCACTCAGACTAAAAGTACACGTCTCTTTTCTCCTGTGTCAATAACCAGAGCAGCCAGCAtggtacaaaaaaatcatcCCATTTCTATTTACCATTGAGTGCTATTTTGTAGAATATAAAAGTATAGTGCATGATCATGGGCTGATCTGGTAGATACACAAAGCCTCGAATTTGTCAGTCTActccactccccccccccaaaaaaaaaacattagggCCTAGGTCTACTTTATGATATTAATAGCTGGTTCTTGCATAGTGcttcaatcgatttttttttcttcaatatttaaTACCCTGGCTTGAATCTGTGTCACCAAATCAGCATGACCGGCTAGAATTTTTTCCCAATATTCACCTCACAACATGAATTGCTTgcttgccaccccccccccccatcaaacaaaaatttaaaacaCACAATGCATCATGtaagcctacatgtactttgttgaatttatttaatttcattattttttcttcaatcacttaaaaaaatcaaaattcataGTTAAACTGTCAAATTGTGCATTTCTACACAGCATAGCCCTTTTTCTTTATCCAAGAACAAAGTAAGTACTCAAAAGCAACCCATGCTCAAGAATACAGGTGAAATTCACCTTGTCCAAAActaactagcacatcaatgatgtggagctcatccggcatctcgcaacaaaatttaagacaattttaatttcagccaagTTGACACTGTAGAAAATTATATTGGTGatataaattgaggatatagattgaaattaatgaagaaatgacatagaagcattttttgtgatctatgaaatgaataaatttcatatgaattaagtattaataattatttagtcaaagtttcttaactctgtgtagaaccttggtgaacctaatgtagctctcagatggaacaaaaataaccaaagtcaatccacaaataaataagtaatttttgtgagttttgaaaatatatgaataaattagcatattcaatgagtttcaaaattctatgttgaaattttgtatcaccaccttaactattatataaagcaaacaaaattgaaaaacaaatgaagaagaaaaaacattttgttgtaattctgtgtagaaatttggtgaacctcataaagttctacaacatggaacaattaaagaagaaaaagcattttatgtgaatttcaaagatatgaataaattaatttcccataaattagcataaaaattgttaaatttcaaaattctgtgaagaagattggtgaacctcatgaagctctaccagatggaagaaaaaaaatcaaaatcggccaacaaataaagaagaagcattttatgtgaatttttcaaaatatgcataatttaATTTCGCATagattagcataaaaattgttctaatcaaaatttcaaaattctgcgtagaagattggtgaaccttaTGAAGCTCtacaagttgaaaaaaaattgttccacAAATAAAGAAACAGAAGCATtctatgtgaatttttaaaaatatgcataaattaattttgcataaattagcataaaaattgttctagtcaaaaatgtcaaaattctgtgtagatgattggtgaacctcataaagctctaccagacagaagaaaaaaaatcaaattcggtcaacaaataaagaagaagaagcattttttgtgaattttgaaaaatgtgcacaaattagcatatattcaatgaatttcaaaattctgtgtagaagtttagaatcccccacctagtgctttcatataaagcaaacagaattgaaatcggacttgaaatggcgaaggagtagcattttgaaattgtggacggacgacagacaaCGGACGGACGCCACGCTATAAGCTcttcttgcccttcgggccagATGAGCTAAAAATTACTATCAAACCTATTATACGTGTACATGAAGGCCTTCAAACAGGTCTCAATATCAGGTTTACTACAGCAAACCACAGTACAAACATGTTATGGGTCTATTGAATGGCAACAAATACACTCACAAATAACATCACCACCACAAGTAAATCTTTATTAAATGATCTGGTGAAAATAGATCAACAAAAATGCACCCTCTTTACATATGGTGTAAAGATTCAGTTTTCATTCAACCTTTGCTGAATGTTCATTGTGGAGGTTTACCTGACTGTACAAACAAGAGCTTCACTGTATTTGgtacatttgtatttgaaatccAGATAAGAGACCAATACTTGTTGGCTTTTTCTATTGTGACTGAAAATTTAGATTATTTTTCTGAGCACATCTAAGGCTTGAAATAGCCCACAATCTGGTCAATTATTTACTTTAAGTTTATCTAGACTATGGAGTGAGAAGGATAAGCAAGCATTCTGTACTCTGCAGAGATGGTACAGAAAATACCAACCAAAGTTAGTGATGAATCCAGTACAAATCATATAAACAACACTAGACACTAATATGAGCTTTATATGTATGCATGAACattttacatacatgtgtacatgtcaGCTAATGAAAACATGTTTGTAGAATGTAGGGTTGAATAAGAAAACATGTATGTTCCCTTGAAAGTTGGGACTTGGTATAATAATGCTTTCACAAACATTCATATTGATACCATTATGTACAGAGTGTCAGTAGACAATgtgttgaaaatgaataatgttCATGTTTTTGCAGCTTTTTTGGGAACAATTGATCAGTGGATGAATTGTAGGTCTACCGtacttattcaaaatttatatgCACATGTGTGGAATGCACATTAAATAACAGTCCATGTACTTCCTTTTAAATCTAAACCAAAAACTACATGAACTATATATTAGGCCTACTATATATTGCTACAGTGTAAACAAATTATGAGCTTTTAAGCATACATTGTATACATGATGTAGGCATACATACAGtaggctatacatgtacatctacctCTTGAGAAATGTTTTACCTGTAGGGAATACATGCTGTGCATGATACAATTGGTTGCATATTTTGGTGTTCAATGTTCATACCAAATTCTAGACAAAGCCTGagaatacatttatgttgattttttataaatacaaaaataaccccccgaaaactaaacaaaaaacaTGAGAGGGAAGGGGAGGTGCAGTACCACAGTtgttacatgtatctatttGGGCCACaatcccaatattttttttttgcctctggcagtcttgccttcATTATTAGTGATTATGGCACCagagctgactttgaaaacagctatagaataatcatttacaaaagaaatcaCTCATAATAATGAAATACCATGTCCAACACGatctttgaccatgatcatgtcccggggggggggggggggggcactcgacaaaaaagtggtggggtgtgctgcgggcgagacaaaaaacgggggccttggagcgggcttactctaaaaaggagggtcctcggaacgacaaatgtttgtgaaaacgggggtccttggaaaggatcgccagcgtgtgagtgcgtatgcatccctatggaacggtcatgctgcatgatgcagctaacgcggcctccgccggggagctctgcggccgcttttcaccaaaattgcagctcattcaatgcgatcggagcggcgtaacgaaaaatatgcgaagctttggagcggatttctctcttcttttttctcgataagaagaaaatgctatgccttggagcggctttctttgttctttttctcaacaaggcaaaaatgctatgccttggaacggaaatttgagtgcgaaaatgggggtcccctccgcggcacatacccactatgcattatatactgagtgccccccccggggatCATGTGACCTGAGGCTGAGATGTGTGTCGTGTGCAAAACATAAATTGCCCttatgtctacatgtatgtttcatgaattacagatccataaacttttgaAGGTTTATGATGCCAATTtgacaaatacccccaacatggccaaagttcactgaccttaaaATAATGATctttgatcttgatcatgtgacctgaaacatgcacactgcacaggatattcaaggatacatggttactcttctGCCAATGTTTTTTAACtagattcataaacttttaaagttaaagTATGATTACAATTCCACAAATAAATCCAACACGGTCAAAgatcactgaccctaaatgacctttgaccttggtcatgtgacctgaaatgtgcaatagatattcagggatacatgatTAATcctatgttcaagtttcatgaactagatccataaacttttaaagtcaAGATAAAATTCCACGAATGTACATCCAATCAACACAGTCACAGTTTGTTGTCCATAAATGACCTTAGTCAAAGGACCTGAAATGCGCAGAAGGTATTCggggatacatggttactcttatgtccaagtttcccTGACTAGTTCcattaacttttaaagttatgatgacaattccacaaatatccccaacataatcaaagttcactgaccccatgtgacctttgaccttggccatgtgtcTTGAAATTTAGGCATaatcttcagtgatacttgattaacctttaTGAGTTaaataggtccatatacttccaaagttatgacgacatttcaaacACTTAACCTTGGTCAAGATTTCCTGcaaatgtggtcttattatttTCCCTATATGATCTTCGAACTACATGTGTAGGTCATTTGACCTGATACTCAGGCAGagtgttcagtaatacttgattaccattatATGTTTAATTATGATACCATCCATTGGGTTTCTTTAATCCCCATTCTGGAGTGTGTTTGGACAAATAACTATTCCTCAGGAAATGGGCGTCCGCTGGCATTGCCTCTGGCAGGGGTGATCtcatttacttttttcattcaatttcattaaaaaaatactcttgtcattttttaacTACTATCATTCattgcttacatgtacatgtataatctatatttcctttcattttatttactaaattttttttattttattcacatattttcattcatgagATTTAGTAATTTGTAAagattttaattacaattaaaggggaatccagccttggccatagaatgttgtgttgggatcaggagaaaaatgaatttaacagaatggtgaaagtttgaaagaaattgaacaagcaataagaaagttatatagctgctttaaaattgagatcactaataccatgtagatttcaaattggcaactgggtaagtaaattatgacaaggggcaaggtcaactttctcataggccatgtactttattatcagggatttgtggttttctcctataagtacccattcccctggggcagtaatctaaatataacccaggtagtagttgtttaatgtcctcatgaaagaaaaatataatttgaaatgaaacttttggggaaaatgacattttagccagaatatgtattggagtacatggaagagtagtccttgccttacatcactatgacatcacataagcggccaatttgaagtctccatgggtatagtgattaccaatatttacaacttttaaaaattcacaactttcttgttatttgtctaatattgttcaaactttcacctatcaacttgtctgatttttctttttcttgtaaaaacaagtttttatttgggtaggattcccctttaaatcgaAGTATCGTaccttatttattcatttattgttattttcccccttttttgagggagggggggggggtgatttcaAAGAGCAAAAAGTGAATTGCAGTGATTGTAATAACATTTCAGGCATTACACTGGCTCAGATACATCAATAGCagtgccggggggggggggggtacagtaAATCATACTTACATGTAGCTGGTTCAGCCAGGATTTATGAAATGTGTATCAAAACACTTACATGTAAGATTATGCCAATAAGCCTCAATGTGGATCAAATAGGATTAAGCTGGATTGTTAGCCTACATGTGTAATAATGTAAAGTacaaaacatttaatttccatGCTGGAAAACTACTGATGAAAAGTTCATGTATACATCACATAAATGTACAGTCACTAAACTCTAAAGTGCATTGTTTAACTCTATGATGCCTAGCCTACATTGTATGTGAAAGGATTTTCTGACAATCTGATAAATGTCTTGTCTTTGATAAACATGTACATTGTCTCTAATGTAGACCGCATACCTACAGATACTTAGATGCAGTGAAAATCAGAATTGAAAAATGCCAAGAACGGGGAAAAAGGGGTCCAATACTCCATTTTGCTAATGTCAATTCACTCAACAACTTGCAATCAAGAAGTGAAGAGTACTTCCACAAACTCTTTCAAGTCATATCTAGAGAAAACGTGGGAGCTCAAAAAGGACAAATTTAACCCAGAGTCCTTGACCAATCTTTAAATTGCCCATGCTTTCATTAAAACCTTTACCTGCTGAAACCACACATCGTCATATAACCAGTACCAGTTTATCTTCCTTTAGGCTTTacactgatttaaaaaaaaactgggaGGAATGGGACAAACAAGTTTTGTAGATAAAACTTTACGCCAAACAAGATATGCTATAAGGCATGTTTAATGTTACAATTTccaactcatctactattaCTTGGTCTAACATTAGTTTGTCCTATATCCACATGGTGTATTTGCCATTTCGTTCACTcatcatttcatctaataaccagttggtccaaggCAACAGCCAtctagtccatataccatttggtctaataagaCCAAATGTTAATTCAAgggcaaaatgaataaaaataaaatattagaccaactggttatgagacaaaatgatcatagacaaactggtgaatagacaaaatgatgattgcagagctaccaagtctcacgcattatgcgtgagactcaagcatttttgactcttgttcatcccctcaaatctctgtctcacgcaactatcacagcctattcccatatacattgtacacaatgtctgtgatctcactcagattcacagaaaatctcacgcatagctggtctttgaacttggcatctctgtgatTGGACCTAGGCCCTAATGGTTATCCGACTGTTgctagacaaaatgttgatagaCGGAATGCCaaatagactaaatgaaggcagaccatgtggtgagtggaagagttggcaatttaccatttcAACCTGTCCTGTTTAATTTAGCACATGATTCTTGCGGCATTTAATAATCCGGGCAGGGAAGCATGAGGGCATCTGAACTTAGGATGGATGCATCATGTGCATGGCCCTAAAACTTATCTCGATCAATCTCTTATAAATTAGGCCCTAGGCCTAGGCTATCATAAATTTATAATCTacgtagatctaggcctaggtacggtaggcctagatctatttTACTTTTTCCAAGTCGGCCAGTAATCAGAACACATTTAAAATCTATTTAGGCCTAGGGCCTAGGCCTACATCATGTAGATCGAGAGGAGATCTAATGTTAGACTCGAGAGTCAAACTACAAGagtattctcttttttttctaattctttataATTTATAGGGGCCTAGACTTAGATTAGATTCCAGACCATCGAGAAGGTCCAGCCTCCAGGCCTATCGTTGTCAGTAGcctatcaacatgatcaatcaTGCCAagttatttaataataatacgaACCTGGGCCATAAAACTTTCTCCCTCTTGAGACATCAAAAACTTTTCCATTCACAGCAACCAAGATGCGCCCTTCATTTTTTATGCCATCGTATTCTGTGAGTTCTGACACCTTGAAATCTCTCCTTTTCATCTTCGGCAGACTGGGCGGCTGTGGAGGCTCCGGTGGTGTTCTGTTACCTCGGACGATTTTATAAAGCA carries:
- the LOC121407706 gene encoding membrane-associated progesterone receptor component 1-like gives rise to the protein MALEELMRELFLNPINLGLLSVCGYLLYKIVRGNRTPPEPPQPPSLPKMKRRDFKVSELTEYDGIKNEGRILVAVNGKVFDVSRGRKFYGPEGPYGVFAGHDASRALATFSLEKETLKDEFDDLTDLTSEQMDSVREWEMQFMEKYDYIGKLLKPGEEPTDYSDEEESDKKDN